One window of Bacillus sp. THAF10 genomic DNA carries:
- a CDS encoding cupin domain-containing protein, with amino-acid sequence MSKSKNVEYWVEKLELAPHPEGGFYKQTFASQEAVTDRELSVAFHNTRKLYTSIYFLLTDKNVSHFHRLKSDELWYFHAGESLTVHVITEDGEYHQLKLGLNIENGERPQVVVPKNSIFGSSVDQPDSYALVGCMVSPGFDFEDFEMFTQQELLNRYPKHEEIIQKLAYKELP; translated from the coding sequence ATGTCTAAATCAAAAAACGTGGAATATTGGGTTGAAAAGCTTGAATTAGCTCCTCATCCAGAAGGTGGCTTCTACAAGCAAACTTTTGCTTCACAGGAGGCTGTTACCGATCGCGAACTTAGTGTAGCTTTTCATAACACGAGGAAGCTATACACTAGTATTTATTTCTTGCTCACCGATAAAAATGTATCTCATTTTCACCGCTTAAAATCTGACGAGCTTTGGTATTTTCATGCAGGGGAATCCTTGACTGTACATGTGATAACGGAGGATGGTGAGTATCACCAGCTTAAGCTAGGTCTAAACATAGAGAATGGGGAACGACCACAAGTGGTAGTTCCTAAAAATTCGATTTTCGGCTCCTCGGTAGATCAGCCAGATAGTTACGCACTTGTAGGTTGCATGGTCTCGCCAGGCTTTGATTTTGAAGATTTTGAGATGTTTACACAACAGGAGTTGTTAAATCGATATCCAAAGCATGAGGAAATTATTCAAAAGCTAGCTTATAAGGAATTGCCATAA
- a CDS encoding YndM family protein, with amino-acid sequence MKHFLPVVIKFIVSFLVLGFFLFQYIEISFLDIVLATTLLVLFSYLIGDNLVLPKTNYTIAAVFDFVLTLGTIASMVYVLTNLRQGILLTSLFAAAVLTGFEIVFHIYLVKSVFPDREPKREKPKSFRSNELQTEFSEELDLPTKNKKED; translated from the coding sequence TTGAAACACTTTTTACCGGTTGTGATAAAATTCATTGTTAGTTTTTTAGTGTTGGGCTTTTTCTTGTTTCAATATATAGAAATTTCGTTTTTGGACATTGTCCTAGCAACCACCTTACTTGTATTGTTTTCTTATCTTATTGGGGACAATTTGGTATTACCAAAAACGAACTACACCATTGCAGCCGTTTTCGATTTTGTACTAACATTAGGCACCATCGCTTCTATGGTTTATGTTCTAACAAACCTAAGACAAGGAATTCTTCTAACGTCTTTATTTGCAGCAGCTGTGTTAACAGGATTTGAAATCGTCTTTCACATTTATTTGGTAAAAAGTGTATTTCCTGACAGAGAACCAAAGAGAGAAAAACCGAAATCTTTTCGATCCAACGAACTTCAAACAGAGTTCTCCGAAGAGCTGGATTTACCCACAAAAAACAAGAAGGAAGACTAA
- a CDS encoding ABC transporter permease, with the protein MSNERYNQTKNLLTFILKRDRVRLIIWIVSITFMTMLTASSLVGLYTNEQERQAMAETMKNPAMTAMVGKGYGLDNYTEGPMMAHQMLLFTAIVVAIMNILLVSRLTRNDEEEGRVELLRSLPVGRLANVTAVLLYVIILNTLLMLANGLGLYVMGIETIDLQGSLLYGAGLGVTGVMFAALTLLFAQLSESSRSTIGFSFSVLGIAYLIRAVGDVSNETLSWFSPLGWILATETYVNNYWWPLLIALIFSSVITLISLYLNAIRDLGSGFLPAKKGKRFASKALTSPFGLAFRLQRTGIISWAIGMFILGVSYGSVLGDLESFFSSSEMMMEMLPPIEGVSLTEQFMTMLMAIISMICTIPPLMFLLKLKGEEKKNRTEHLLARAVSRFNQLGSYLALSLILGFVMLSLSLIGLWVAADAVMIDPISLLAFLKAGLVYLPAIWVMTSIGVLTIGWKPGLTGITWAYLGYSFFVVYLGNMLKFPEWMGNLSPYGHIPNIPVDELQWQNLLILSIISLMLMTIGFIGYHRRDISG; encoded by the coding sequence ATGAGCAACGAACGCTATAATCAGACCAAAAACCTTCTTACTTTTATTCTAAAACGTGATCGAGTACGGCTTATAATATGGATTGTCTCTATCACCTTCATGACGATGCTAACAGCCTCCTCCTTAGTGGGATTATATACAAACGAGCAAGAACGGCAAGCGATGGCAGAAACGATGAAAAATCCAGCTATGACTGCCATGGTCGGAAAAGGATATGGACTGGACAATTATACCGAGGGACCAATGATGGCGCATCAGATGCTTTTATTTACTGCCATTGTCGTGGCTATCATGAATATCCTGCTAGTAAGTCGTCTTACCCGGAATGATGAAGAGGAGGGAAGAGTCGAATTACTACGGTCGCTTCCTGTCGGCAGATTAGCAAATGTAACAGCTGTTCTCCTATATGTTATTATTCTAAACACATTATTAATGCTCGCAAATGGTCTAGGGCTATATGTTATGGGAATTGAAACCATCGACTTGCAAGGCTCTCTCCTTTATGGGGCTGGACTAGGGGTAACAGGCGTCATGTTTGCCGCTCTTACCTTATTGTTTGCACAGCTCTCGGAAAGCTCTAGAAGCACGATCGGATTTTCTTTTAGTGTGTTGGGTATCGCTTATCTCATTCGGGCAGTGGGAGATGTTAGTAACGAAACATTATCGTGGTTTTCTCCTCTTGGATGGATACTGGCAACGGAGACTTATGTCAACAACTATTGGTGGCCGTTACTTATTGCGCTCATTTTCTCTTCTGTCATCACGCTAATTAGTTTATATTTAAATGCAATTAGAGACCTTGGATCAGGATTTTTACCTGCGAAAAAAGGGAAAAGGTTTGCCTCAAAGGCTCTCACATCGCCTTTTGGATTAGCATTTAGACTCCAAAGAACAGGCATCATCTCATGGGCAATTGGGATGTTTATTTTAGGAGTATCGTATGGGTCTGTCCTTGGTGACTTAGAATCCTTCTTCTCTAGTAGTGAAATGATGATGGAGATGTTGCCTCCCATTGAAGGAGTCTCGTTAACAGAACAATTCATGACCATGCTTATGGCGATAATTTCTATGATTTGTACCATACCACCCCTCATGTTCTTGTTAAAGCTAAAAGGGGAAGAAAAAAAGAATCGTACAGAGCATCTTTTAGCGAGAGCGGTTTCTCGTTTCAATCAATTAGGCAGCTATTTAGCTTTATCCTTAATTTTAGGATTTGTAATGCTCTCTCTTTCACTCATAGGATTGTGGGTCGCAGCGGATGCGGTAATGATCGATCCAATCTCCTTACTTGCATTTCTCAAAGCAGGCCTTGTTTATCTACCGGCAATTTGGGTGATGACTTCCATTGGAGTGTTAACGATTGGATGGAAACCTGGCCTTACAGGAATAACATGGGCGTACCTCGGATATTCGTTTTTTGTTGTCTATCTTGGCAACATGTTGAAATTTCCGGAGTGGATGGGAAATCTCTCCCCATACGGACATATCCCTAATATCCCTGTTGACGAGCTTCAATGGCAAAATCTGCTCATTCTAAGCATCATTTCTCTTATGCTAATGACGATCGGTTTTATCGGGTATCATAGAAGAGATATATCAGGTTAA
- a CDS encoding ABC transporter ATP-binding protein, which yields MSILETTNLKKVFGKFTALDGVDMKVAEGEVYGFIGPNGAGKSTTIRILLGILKASEGNATIFGQDVWKSAVEIHTRVAYVPGDVTLWPNLTGGEVIDLFMKLRGRVNKQKREELIEKFNLDPTKKCRTYSKGNRQKVALVAAFASDADLYILDEPTSGLDPLMEKVFQDYVLDAKYNGGSVLLSSHILSEVEQLCDRVGIIREGKIIETGTLQELRHLTRTNLLVETKTPLPDLTSFNGIHEIKQQDTALSIQVDSEALESVMKHISQYGITKLESSPPTLEDLFMRHYAGTEIIHSRGEG from the coding sequence ATGTCCATTTTAGAAACAACAAATCTGAAAAAAGTTTTTGGTAAATTCACCGCGCTTGATGGAGTTGACATGAAAGTGGCGGAGGGTGAAGTTTATGGGTTTATTGGACCAAATGGTGCAGGAAAATCAACAACCATTCGAATTTTATTAGGTATTTTAAAGGCGTCTGAAGGAAATGCGACCATTTTTGGTCAGGACGTGTGGAAAAGCGCAGTGGAAATTCATACAAGGGTAGCCTATGTACCAGGAGACGTGACCCTTTGGCCGAACTTAACGGGTGGCGAGGTCATTGATCTTTTTATGAAACTTCGAGGACGTGTGAACAAGCAAAAACGAGAAGAGCTTATTGAAAAATTTAACCTCGATCCAACTAAGAAATGCCGTACCTACTCTAAAGGAAACCGGCAAAAGGTTGCGCTTGTGGCAGCATTTGCTTCTGATGCGGACCTTTATATTCTTGATGAACCAACCTCTGGACTAGATCCTTTAATGGAGAAGGTCTTTCAAGATTACGTACTTGATGCAAAGTACAATGGAGGAAGTGTCCTCCTGTCCAGTCACATCCTCTCGGAAGTAGAGCAACTTTGTGACAGAGTGGGAATCATTAGAGAGGGCAAAATCATTGAAACAGGTACCCTGCAAGAGCTCCGTCATTTGACAAGAACCAATCTTCTAGTGGAAACAAAAACACCGCTTCCTGACTTAACATCTTTTAATGGAATTCATGAAATAAAACAACAAGACACTGCCTTATCCATACAGGTGGACTCAGAAGCGTTAGAAAGTGTCATGAAACATATTTCTCAGTACGGAATTACAAAACTAGAAAGCTCTCCACCAACTTTAGAAGATCTATTTATGCGCCATTATGCAGGAACAGAAATTATTCATTCAAGGGGAGAAGGTTGA